The region CCCTAGATTTGGCAAATCAAACCaaaggaaaacgaaaaatttctactaTACCAAATGTAAGTTGAGAAACTGAGAATGTGTATATTTAATTATCTACAACTATTTTAAATGATGGTTATATCaaatgtttataaaatatttataacgcGCGATTGAAATGGTGATTGTTTCGCATGATTCATTTTGTATATTACAGCAGCTGATGTTCGAGATAAATGGACAAATCAAAATATCAGATGGAACGGAAAACTCAACAGATAATGAAACCCAAATACTTTTAGTTGGCGATCCGTCGCAAATTGCAGCACTTCAGGTTGGTGTCAAGGATTACTTTAAGCACAATTTTAACGACTCAATgggaaacaatttttcgtcGTTTGTAGCAAATCGGTTTAGATGACGGATTTGACACTGGAATTGATACATCGCTGGAAGGCTTAAACATAAAGATTGAAGATATAGAATTTGGATGGGACTAGTAACTGTTATAAATATACGAAATTGTAAACCCGAATAAGGTTTGACTTCATTTTGAGTTCAATTTTACGCATTTGATACTTCTATACCTACGCCGATTACACTTAGtcataataaaatatcaaggCAAACAGGTACTGATTGTTTTTGTGCATTAATACTACTAATCTCAGATTTGTTAAATTCAGTATCCTACGCACTCTCAAACTAGAaacttctttttattttcattaatatcaAAATAGCGTAAACATCCTAATCCCATCAGGTTGAAATATAAGTTTCATCCCGATAATCAAAAATGTTaaagaattttgatttcatatcGATTTATATTGCAGcaacgatttcaaattttgattctaaATCATTaacatgaaataaatagacccaagaattttaaattaataaaagacgtaatattttatttattgttatcactttttcttcttaagaATATTGAACTCTGGCGTCACGTAATGATCAAGTAAGTCTTTGTCAAACATGAATCTCCCAAGAGCTTGATCTCCGACACCAGACAACACTGTAACGAGTCTTCCGATGTCATTGACACTTTTCATTTGATCCTCCATAAAACCAGTTACGATGAAATCACTTGCATTCAAATCCTTATACTTTTCTGCGATGTTATTTGTCTCAACCAACTTCTCTGCCACTTCGAGTTCTAGCTCAAGAGCTACCTGAAACACAGAATTCCCcaaattttacaatcacaTGAAAAGCCTCTATATTACTTTGTTTACCTTAAATGCATTCAAAGGACATTTCCAGTCTTGGTTCATTGGTGCTTCTATCGAACACAAATTAACTAATCCGCCTCGCATTTTGATGTAGTCGAAAAATCTCAGAGCATGTCCGTGCTCTTCATGAtgcatttgtttgaaaaatgattcacatCCTGGCAAAGCTACATCCACCCGACCAAAGTAGCCTGCCTAGgtttataacaatattttgaatctctgtgACTCAACagaacaataaaattatttaatatccTGCTGCCTAGAGATTTAtcagaatttgaattgttgaaatttccaAAGTATAAGCTGgtctgttttcaattttatatactGTTAAAGTTGATCATAGAGTGTATTTAGATGCGCTCCAATATAAGCAGACATATTTCATGAAGAATTATGCAATGATAAAATCTCCAGCATAATTacgtattatttataatcaccATAGAaaggtaataataaaaagctTTCATTTCGGTAGCAAATTGTCTGTTCATAATAGCTTCCGTGTCTCgatgaaatcgaaaattaacTCTATTTCCTGTAGGCCATAGACCTGGCGGACTTCCGCATTCCACCGGATCTCCAGCATTAGACGATGTGGATGATGAATCATCCTTGCACCTTGATGTATAATGTTGTGTTTgaagattgaaatttgattgcGGCTTGCTATtcataagaaaatatttcatcttcAGCttatcccatttttttcacagtaatATTACACTACAATTGTACACTGAAGGTCAAAGGTGACCATATagtattcaaatttcataaacaTCATAAAATAACTACTTCTctttgatataattttcttttccttgcGTGTCTCATATTCAGGCAGTAATAAGATTTGTTAAACTATAAGAAATATATTCGGTAAGATACTTTCAATTATGTCTTACAGGCTACTGATATCCCAACGTGACCACAAAATTAGAGAGCTTAAGCACAGTTTGTAAATATCATAACTTTTTGTTATGAACAGCATATGCAACCGTCGATATTGGGGGGATAAAGTTTTCATCGTGATTCTACAACTATATTACATTTGgtaaatacttttttccaCGAAAACTGTTCTGAATTTTGAGTCCCAATGCATATAGTCGATCATTACATCgcaataaaattgtataaaactTTCCATCAGTCATTCTGCTTGTTGCAATTGTTTCGATGTATACTTTGTCATTCTTATTTCAACCAAAATGTAGCCAGCACTGGAAAgatataatgtgaaaaaattaatacaaggTTGTATTGACCAAAtacattgaatatttatattcaatattctCTATATTTTCTTTGACAAATCTGTGAGGACgtataaaatgtaaatgaataaatatgcCCTCGATTTATCCAGGAATAGAATAAACTAGAATTTCAAGATCAAGTTCTTTATTTCTCAGTATCTAAGATACTGAGGTTGTGTAAGCAAAAGCacacatatttaaaaaatacttcaATATATCCTTACAGATAAGCTTTAGTAAAAGTTGAAGAATACTTGAGTATTAAAACTATCGACATGAAACATATAATAATCTTGATGCATACATGTTTGCATTATTGCAATTAAAATTGACTATATGAGTTACCTAATTATAAAACTGAAAGCCTCTTTCGCCAATCAGCGATCAGTCCATATACATGACTCAGTATTTGTGCAGAAAAATTATCCTATACTGCACATGTTATAATCCAACTATTAGAAATTACAGCAACTGATATGCAAGATTTAAATATTAGATACAGCAAATATTTTGACTAATAAAAGCTTTTAAATCACAGAAAATTAACAATCGTAGATTATCGTCAAAAATAATCTCAATTGCAAATATTTCCGCAATGAGAGAATGGTGTGTTTTAGTCTGAATCCTGTAACTGTTTATCAAACATAAAAACGCCCAGGCCTTCGCCAACCCTTTCAAGGTTGGTGACATGGTTTCCAATTTCCTTGATGGAATCAACTTGTTCCTGCAGAAACTCCGTCTCCAAAAAGTCCAAAAAGTTTGGATCACTGTGGACAGATGCTGTGGTATGTAGATTGAGCAAGCTCTGCAAATTGAAGCAAGAAATTATACTAACTCAtttgcaaataaataattcaatggcTAATGTTTGGTAAATCTGGGAGAAGCCTCGTCACAAACATGTTATGTTGAGCAAACAAAGTTTTGCTTCGTTCATaatcttgtaattttttatcataccTCGTTTACTTTTCTCTCCAAGTTCAGCGCTTCAATCATGGCATCTTTACCGGTACCCCAATCACCTTTCTCAGGGCATTTGATATCCAGAAAAACGATTCTGCCTCCGCGTTTATTTTGGTAAGTTAAGAACTTCATAGCATGGTTGCGTTCGTCATCTGAAGCCTTCTTGAAGTAGCTGCTGAGACCAGATAGGGCAATGTCATGACGATCAAAGTGATAGGcctgaaaaaatgtaacaacTACACATCTACGGCACTACGTACAAGTCgaagttaattaattaaattaaacaaGAATTATCTATATTTACCATTGAAAGATACACGTAACTGGCATACAATTCCAAGTTAATTTGATTATTCAAAGCGTTTTCACATtcggggtgaaaattttgtcttATCATATTCATGGCTGGAGGATGttttaaaagttgaaaaagtcGCGGTTGCAAGGGAAATTACTCGTGATCGGTGAAGCTCTACTTTATTAACTCTGCCGAAGAATTCTCAATAATCATACAGAGAATTGATTCACGTGATGACACTTAGACAGAATGTTGCAAAAATGTAAATGCGAAGTGTGATGCCGTATTGCGCAGGACGAACAGCTGTTGTGTAAATCCCGATCGGGTTGCAGTAACGTCGAAATTTTCGATAAGTTTTCGGTACAATTTACATCTGTGCAGCACGACGCAGTCATAACCATGCATGTATTACAGTTaacgatatttcaaaataggAGTTATAACAGTTTGCATTATTTGAAGGCAAATCAACGTAAATACAGCCTAAATCATTTGGGAAAtcatgaaagaaaataagcgtacatttttcatttttacagtTTTGATTCATACTTCGAAATATGGGATCTAGCTGGTTTCATTGTACagactatttttaaaattctttcagTCAGAtggatttcaaaattcaaaggTTCTTTACTCTTTTTATTGTTCTGAGCGTCGACTGAAGACTGTTGAAAACAGTTACCCTAATGGGGTTTTCTGCGTCATGAGTCTTATGGGATTGCGTGTTTAAACGGTTCCCGCCGATAAAAAAGCTACCGGATATTGTGATCCTAGGCATACATACCCGCAAAGAACTGGGTACGAAAATTTGCCTAGGAGTCTTTAAATTCTAATAACGTCCACTGCGTATTGTTAGAccggtgttattaaaaaaaggtTATTACGGGAAGACGTCAAacacataatttttattttttctaatatcTTGAGAACaggcaattttatttttagtatatGTCGTTTTGCAGTAATCCGTTCACGTTAAAACAGCGTATAAAGCACCGTTGACTGAAGCATACGGAAGCGCTTATCGCGGTACTGTTCAATCCGGTACGCGGTCGGTAAGTAGAGACGACACGAAGTGATGTTACCATCGCTCACCACGTGTACCCAGATAATACAGagttgaatattattatgccTATGGAATGACGAACGGAAcagactgaaattttcatacaaccCTGTATGGACGCCGTATACTTTTCAACTACGTAAATTCATCTGGGCAAAATTCCGCAATGTCGATCTAATTCTATCGGATCgacaaaaataatgttatcTCAATAGATGCACACTAATCATGCACCTGGTTTACTGTTAACAGAGTTAGAAACCTTTTCCTGATGCAAAGGATGGGAGACATAGTCGAAGAAGTTAATCAAAGGATGGAAATATGTAGTTGTTCCTATATGTACCTTATGTAACTTCTGTACATATGTTTGCTACTTAACTCGTACCGTTGactgaatataataatatgtatctTCGGTGTGGAAGAAAGATGTTGGAATTGGCTAACTATAAATTCCCAAAGGTATATGCACCTTGTTGACTTTAAttaagaaacgaaatttatcaaaaaggAAAATGTATTAACGTGGAATTCACTCTGACTAATCTAGAGAGATCCGAAGGTATTACGATTCCACATGCGTTACACATTATTGAAGCATGGagttttattacatttatgcaagaataaaattgtctTTTAAAAACGACAATATATATGTTAGTATTTTTCCAGTAAAAATAACTTCACTTATGCTTGTTTCCACACCACCGGAAGCGGTAGAGCACTcggcgcgttttttttttcacgtggtATCCCCAGTAGGCCTACTCCACGGAGAATAATAGCAAGACCGATCTTACGctcttcgaaaaaaattccagatgactttttttcacatgttaCTTATGGTAAATTGTTTTACCCAATCAATTTGTACTTGCGTATATTCGCagtttgttcaaaatttttcagttcatATAACCCGCTATTTATTATCTATGAAAGATGACTGTTTTAATTATGCATGAAAGATGGTTGTTTTAATTGTGGATTAAGGGTGATTGTTTCTATCTTATGGGTGAACGGTGATTGAGTTTGGATGTTCGCACACGGTTGTTTTTCTTACGAGGTATGAGATAATCACTAAAATGGAGAACTTGGTCAATACATAAAGCAATTAACTAGACCAAGATCGAAAACACGCATCGCTTTGGCGTTTACCTGTTGGAAGACGACATCTTTGAAGAAATGGAAACAAATCTGAGTAGAATAAGCACAACCCCTAAAATACGACATAGCTCTATAATTCTACAGTGAAATACAAACTAAACATGACCTATGAGagattcgagaaaaaaaagtctcgATACTAAAACGATTGCAATAAAACGCTGTTAAACCATTAACAAACACTACAGCTGAATAAACTTTACCACACTTTGTACTCATGATGATGCTGAACTACATCGCAAAATCTATGTATCGGTGAAAACAAGATGACTGACCCTGAACCAGACCCGAACCAAACCTGAATCAGACTTAAGCCTAAACAATggaaagttaatttttcaccacagTCAATAAAACTCAGTTACCTGgaacagagaaaaatgtaattagtGACATATGTCGGCACAGACAAAAATAAACTTAACTTAGatatgtaaaaaatgtatagtCAACGAAAAAGAGACAAATTAGTTAATTGACACAGACGTAACAttcgattagctgaaacaaaaaaaaaaagtttgattagctgaagcAGACAGAAAGTTTGCttggctgaaacagacaaaaggtttgattagcagAACAGACAAAAACTTTGAttggctgaaacagacaaaaggtttgactAGCGAAACGGACAAAAAGTTTAATTCGCTGAAactgacaaaaaatttgattggctgaaacagacaaaaggtttgactAGCGAAACGGACAAAATGTTTAATTAGCTAAaggagacaaaaaatttgattcgcTGAAAGAGATAGAGGTATGGTTAGTACAATCACATAAGTCCATACACTGACAAAAAAAGGGTCAAGTCCAACATGATATTCGCTTTAATATCCGTTGCTTCGATTATTAATATGATGAGTaggaattctcgacctcgtatatAATCTGTTATTGTATCTTGGTGATACAGGTTCGATTATTAATTgtattgatgaataaatacatattaaattttttgaatttttttgtgctTTGAGTTATTAAAGTAAATATCCTTTTCGACTGAACATTCTATAATTCTCAGtgcatttgttaaaaaatcggTTTTGTTgccctgaaacagaaaaaaatacgacCAGTCAAACGAGTGTTTCTGTACATTcagatatatttcataaatacttacgcCAAGATTCTCCACTGTCACTATACACTACCGAGATTTTTGTACCAGCGTGTTGAGCGCCGGCTTTCAAATGCCGCGCTTTCTCTCATAACTGAAAAGTATCAAGTCCACGCGCAAAAGGCGGCATGGAACTTGAAAACTTatttattcgtaaaaaaaattgaccgaagGGTTGAAAGATCAGCACATCGAGAGTGCGTAACTCTTTCATATACTGTTTGCAAAATCGAAGCGTAAAAAACCGTGTCGATTCGAGTTATTAATTTACGCGTAAAAAATCGTGTCCATTCCAGTTATTAATTTACGCGCAAAAGGCTGCGTCCACGTCTCGTGATTATGCGCAATAAGGCGCGACAGATAAgctgtcaaaaaatttgtattatccGGGACTTGTTGTACACTGTCTGCAAAATCAACGCGTAAGAAAACGTGTCCGATTTAATTTATTACCTTACGCGCAGAAGGCTGCGTCTAATTCTCGTGACTAATCTACGCGCAATAAGGCGCGATAGATTAATCTGTCAAAAACCTTGTATCATCTAGGGCTTGTTccaaaaattctgtagaaacCCAATCCACATCTGCATCTTTTTAAATTAGATACACTGCTATGCGGATTGTTGTTCTAAGAATACAAATCGATATCGGGAGGGAGGTTGGAGAgcatgcattattgtgtggcgtgacggtcggcggtcctcttcgacgcgaagtcttcgagctcagcatctctccccatctagcgtaccacggaacgcAATAGATGGTCCAGAGATGCATTTTGCCCATTCAGACAATCACAGAGATCAATTGAATGTAATAATGATCGGTAATGactaaataattaaattaaataacaatTGAATAATGGTTAcagagtaataaaaaatgggaaattcaatttcgttaaTATTGAAAAGCCTACAAATGGTCGAGAGACTTGAATATGGAGTCTTTTGGGAAGAAAATTTCTGTGATCGTTTGACGCtgtggattacaaaagttagtaacatcacggtacttcgcgaccttcctaccctTGCCTGTTTCCCAACGGAACCACCCAACGGAAAAGAGAGActctcacacacacatgcataaaCCCCGCGACGGGTCCCAAAACGTTCAGctacctacccggttacctatatCCGATCTAAGcgattctccattttttccaacacacatcattcttcatcatttgCGCCGTGGTTACCgacttacattttcgttggttacctgttgggagcaaaatgtttttgtatcatAGTCTGCCTACTCAGAATACTGCAATATCGCGGTTGTATCCCGCCAACCCTaatattgtatgtattattttagtaaatattggcagactatcggtacatcaaccttttgtaaaattgGTTAAAAACATCCTATATgccaattagcatttttctaagcgagctGAGCCTGCAGTTGATCAATATACTTGTTGGCTgttaaaagattgaaaatgatatataatataagatgcaatttgattacgttacgttatgccagactttggaattttatcgatttaacaatattgtgaataattgaatatgttcaAACCTCAGGTGAACCCACCACTTAAACGACatcggtaaattcaaacgtacattATTACATCAGTTACGAAATACAATTCGATCTCGCGATTGTCGAGTAAGCGATGGTTACCggtcgcgatgctcattccatTTTTAGCAACGTGCAAAATTTCTAAGTTTAAGCAGGCTACGGTAAattaaattgcgaaaaaaaaattactcgacAAAGTCAAGCACGTCGCTACCGTgaatgagcctatccatgCAGCTAAGAAATCCAAGATTcgtgtaacaattgttaccgccacgccacgtgacataggaatcccagggaaatacccgtaacctaacacatgcaaactcaccaacgttgcCGAGAAATGAAAGAGTTACTCGGAAGTCTCTGCTTaaatctgtgaaaaacaaaatagaagacttgaattaattttgcaaattgGCTTTTAGtttgcaaattaattattattgttgtccAGTTTCATATTTATGCATTGCATGTAATGCAAGAACAAAAGTCCGACTTTAAATGTACCACCttgaatcgatgaaaaatatcaatcaagaattaaaataagtaTTATTACCTTGACTCTGAGCTGCTCCACGCTTTTATACGTAGTGATCTTGTAGCATCTCAGGGTCGTTGGTGAAGCGTCGCACTTTTTACACAATTCAGATCTTCACTAATCTCTTATAATCCACAAAATCCGCACCGCAATAACTCTAGCACTCGATACTACACTCACTTGTTGTGCTGCAGCTGTCTATTTGAACCGACTGAATAAACTTGCTAACAATGCAACTGCGCATTTACCAAAAAtcagcgaaaaaaataataaaattgatattccaCGCACAGAGACAAACGCGGTCTGAATGTTGAACCGATACTGAGATCACGCGATTtcggtccgattggtcggaaacGACTGATGCCGCACGGCGCTCAGAAGAAACTAAAATCAGTTCTCTGAAGGACGGAAGATAATAATTCCCCCGCCCTCTCTGTCGCTCTTCACATGGAGTGGGGGTAGCTGCACGCGCCTGCCTAGCTGTTTTTCCCCTCTTGTAGCCACTACACGATGAGTAGAGCGACAAAGAGGGCGAGAGAATTATTATCTGCTGTCCTTTAAGGAACCGATTCGTATCTGTTCATGGGACGCTTACACCGTTGCTTACGCTCTATTTTTTAACACGGCGTGCGGTAAGTTCGTTTTACCGTGCCTGCGGAACGTGCGGTAAGTGAATTTTACCTTTACAGCGATCTCTAGAATCATAATAACGTACTCCTGCGTACTGTGTATTTACCAGATTATAATCGATGTAAACAAACGCGGCACTAAGGAGCGAAGGCGATACTCGGATTAATAACATCGATTACAAAAGGTCATATTAGCTTTCCTTTGTGTACCAAAACCACTTTTATCAGATCTTATCGCGAACTTACCACAACTTGTGTCAAAAAATTCTATACATAACTCGTAGGGGCAGGTATCACCTACTTCCCGCACTTGTCACGTAACGTACTATTATCTATTATATCTATCGTCTCAGCGGCCGGGTGAAAACACCGCGCAAGCTACGCACAACGCGATCAAATGTTTAAAGTATTAGCGTAACATGCAACGTCAGGCGAAGTATGAATTCTCCGACCACTTACGGATATTTCTTGAATGGGATTTTCTCtgcttttcaatttcactgtGCAACGGTATGTCACCAATGTTTTGCATGCGATAGTTGTTAACAGAGACTACTCATCTCTGGTTGTTAGTTATGAAGAACTTCTTTTACCGACGTGGTTAGTTGCTTGGTTGATAATACGTGAAATTGCTAATACCCCTAAACCCAGCCAGACCCGGCAAACTGTCAGGCAAAATAACCCGGGGTTATCAGTTTTTACATATCCTCAGTCCACGGTCAACCGTATCCTCCAGGAAGTCTAGGTATCCTCTTTGCGTAGACGCCCATAGCCTGTATGACCGTGGTCCGGCCACAGAGATGCTAATGTATTAGAAGGGTATGCGCATGTGTGAGTGCTTACTTGTCATTGGCTGCTCCGGAGTGTTTCCGGGAATCGTGAGTAACCGAAACGCGCTTCTGAAGTGTGACGTGTATTTCGAGTCATTTCGTGAGTTCCACTTGTTCTGCGATCGCCGATTGTGCGTAGGACATAGGTTAGTATAGAGTGGTGAAGAGCATTTCCGATTAACAGGACGTTTCTAATTACGCAGTTCTGTGGGCTTGGCTGTATTGTCGGCCTTGTAATTTCAGCCTAAATCGTGCATAGGAAACGGTTTTATTTTGCCCGACTTCGCCTGAGTAAATCAAAAGTAAACAAAATGACGTTCGTTTCGCCGATGCCGAGTCGTGAATTTCTTTGGGATGTCTTCCAAAGGTGAGTTTGTAATCCATTTACAACGAATACCTACAAACTATTTTTATTGGGAGTTTAACGAGACTTGATATTCGTAATTGATTGCACGTGACGTGTTGTCGAAGACAAACTTTCTTTCCTCCCAATTGATATGCGGCGTCATATTACGTTTAAGTGTATCGTCCTTGTATTTTCGAACGCTTAGTAATCTTACTGCTAGAAAATtggaacattttgaaaatggaTTTAAATGATTCTATCGTCAACTCCTTCACTTTTGTGATTTCCAATCGCCTCTATTCTGGCGAAAGTGGAACGTGCGAAAGTAATAACATTTCGTGGTCAGTAAATGCCGCTAATGCTTGCCGTTTTAAAACTATTATACATTTTCCTCCAGTTTCCTCTGATACTTATatgtaatttatttctacaGAGTTGATAAAGACCATTCTGGAGCAATAACAGCCGAAGAACTTCAAGTAGCTCTTTCTAATGGAACCTGGACTCCGTTCAATCCTGAAACAGTTCGTTTGATGATTGGTAAGTTTCAAAAAGATGTTACATTTGTTTCATCGTTATGCTGTTCTGTTTTACtgcttgaaattaaattcttgaaattaatatgcaaaaattaataatattcatatataataataaatcttaactttatttttcaattacctgACGTGAAGTTGTATGCATGAATCAATGGCACTGGAAATCTAGATCACCGTAATGAATTTAAACCCTGAAATAGACGGATTtctatgaatattcaaaaCAGTCTTGCACTTTTGCTATGCACTTGAGATATACCAGCAAATCAATGTGcagaaattattaaaatcttTGTGAGATTATGTGCTTTCATTTACTTTGTAATTGCCAAGTCTGGAAACCTGTAGTTAAACTAGAATTTATATAGTTTAATTGACATACATTACTAAGAATTGAGAAATAATACTGTCTCTAAATATTATGCAACATGAATGTTATGGTTTTGAGCATGTTTCTGAGAAGCATAGAAATCTCACTACACAGAGTCAAatttgatatgaaaatttgttgccCAGGTACAAACCACTGTTACAATAAGTCGTTACTCAAGCATGTGAAAAGAATGTCAGATTTGCTTGGTAGTCAGAAATCATTGTTCGTCATTGACAGCGTGGAGaatgagtaaatttttttagaaaatatttgtttgcaGCATGACAGtggtattttttctcatttaatatgtatgtaataagTCAGTCATGATGATTCTCTCCATGCAGGTATGTTTGATATTGACAAAATCGATCCTGCTTCTCCAGGTATGTTTGACAAAAACCAAACTGGAACGGTCAGCTTTGAAGAATTTGGAGCTTTGTGGAAATACGTTACTGATTGGCAGAGTTGCTTTCGTTCATTTGATCGTGACAATAGCGGAAATATTGATCGTGATGAACTCAAAACTGCACTTACCAATTTTGGATACCGTTTGTCAGACCATATAATCAATACGCTTATACGGAAGTATGATCGTGGCGGCAGGGGGACTATAtattttgacgattttatCCAATGTTGCATCGTTCTATATGTAAGCATACTCTGAATCACATTTTGATTCATATATAGTTTGAAAGATAAAATCTCTGTGTCAGTAATGAGTCATTGTACATAAGGACTTATTGACACTCGATCATGTAACTGCTTAATCTTTGCTCAATAATATCACTGAATTTTGGTATCAATAAACTTTTGCAACAGTAGCCAATAAAATACTCTTTTGCattaatagaaataataaaatcaaattacaatcattttattattgcaagtgtatatttaattattaccgTTTTCACTTACAGACATTGACATCAGCCTTTAGACAGTTTGACACCGATCAAGATGGAGTGATAACAATCCACTACGAGCAATTCCTTGGGATGGTATTTAATCTTAAAGTTTGAAGAAGAATATATGCAGAGTATATGTTCTAAGTATTTTGTGGCACATTCTCATAAttactataatattattatttttagtatTGTTATATTCAGAAGAATGTAAAACTATTATCAATATCGTTATTGATGTATTTACATCTAGTGCAACTGATCTTATATTTGTGATTAAACAAGTCCCAATTATGTTTTTTTCGCACTATTACACTTATCTAATGTATAAACATGTATTCCAGAAGCTTTCATAGATTACGTTCTTGCATTAATTACATTCACTGCTGTTTCTCCATACAGTAATgctacattatttttatatgcaaaattttattaattatattattggtCGTGGCTAATAACTattggtatacatatatgtatataggtgATAATACATACACCACTATATCTTtactaattataattaatcaatattattatgcaAATGCCAATTTATCAAATATGTTATCTTTCGTAAGCAAAACCTAAGTGACGAAAATATTACCGTGATATCTCTTGTTCCTCTAGCCTATTAAATTAGGT is a window of Neodiprion fabricii isolate iyNeoFabr1 chromosome 6, iyNeoFabr1.1, whole genome shotgun sequence DNA encoding:
- the LOC124184483 gene encoding soma ferritin-like, with protein sequence MKYFLMNSKPQSNFNLQTQHYTSRCKDDSSSTSSNAGDPVECGSPPGLWPTGNRVNFRFHRDTEAIMNRQFATEMKAFYYYLSMAGYFGRVDVALPGCESFFKQMHHEEHGHALRFFDYIKMRGGLVNLCSIEAPMNQDWKCPLNAFKVALELELEVAEKLVETNNIAEKYKDLNASDFIVTGFMEDQMKSVNDIGRLVTVLSGVGDQALGRFMFDKDLLDHYVTPEFNILKKKK
- the LOC124184227 gene encoding programmed cell death protein 6 isoform X1, whose amino-acid sequence is MTFVSPMPSREFLWDVFQRVDKDHSGAITAEELQVALSNGTWTPFNPETVRLMIGMFDIDKIDPASPGMFDKNQTGTVSFEEFGALWKYVTDWQSCFRSFDRDNSGNIDRDELKTALTNFGYRLSDHIINTLIRKYDRGGRGTIYFDDFIQCCIVLYTLTSAFRQFDTDQDGVITIHYEQFLGMVFNLKV
- the LOC124184486 gene encoding soma ferritin-like → MNMIRQNFHPECENALNNQINLELYASYVYLSMAYHFDRHDIALSGLSSYFKKASDDERNHAMKFLTYQNKRGGRIVFLDIKCPEKGDWGTGKDAMIEALNLERKVNESLLNLHTTASVHSDPNFLDFLETEFLQEQVDSIKEIGNHVTNLERVGEGLGVFMFDKQLQDSD
- the LOC124184227 gene encoding programmed cell death protein 6 isoform X2 produces the protein MTFVSPMPSREFLWDVFQRVDKDHSGAITAEELQVALSNGTWTPFNPETVRLMIGMFDKNQTGTVSFEEFGALWKYVTDWQSCFRSFDRDNSGNIDRDELKTALTNFGYRLSDHIINTLIRKYDRGGRGTIYFDDFIQCCIVLYTLTSAFRQFDTDQDGVITIHYEQFLGMVFNLKV